A window from Vigna angularis cultivar LongXiaoDou No.4 chromosome 7, ASM1680809v1, whole genome shotgun sequence encodes these proteins:
- the LOC108338176 gene encoding multicystatin yields the protein MATAKVTSGGITDVPGAANSVVIEELARFAVDDYNKKQNALLEFVTVISAKQQVVSGVLYYITLEVKDGETKNVYETKVWVREWLNSKEVLEFNLVDDSTREVTGGGVSDVPPDTPHIESLARFAVDQYNKNQNANLEFVRVIDAKEQVVEGFLYYLTLEAKDGDSKNVYEAKVWERSWVNSTELLEFKPVNDTL from the exons atgGCAACAGCAAAAGTAACTTCCGGTGGCATCACCGATGTGCCTGGAGCTGCCAACAGCGTGGTGATCGAAGAACTGGCTCGCTTCGCCGTTGACGATTACAACAAAAAGCAGAACGCACTTTTGGAGTTTGTGACAGTGATAAGTGCAAAGCAGCAGGTTGTGAGTGGGGTGTTGTATTACATAACCTTGGAGGTCAAAGATGGCGAAACCAAAAACGTGTACGAAACCAAAGTGTGGGTGAGAGAATGGTTGAACTCTAAGGAGGTGCTGGAATTCAACCTCGTCGACGATTCGACCAGAGAAGTAACAGGAGGTGGAGTCAGCGATGTTCCTCCCGACACCCCTCACATCGAGAGTCTCGCTCGCTTTGCCGTTGATCAATACAACAAAAACCAG AATGCAAATTTGGAGTTTGTGAGGGTGATTGATGCAAAGGAACAGGTAGTGGAAGGGTTCTTATACTACCTAACTTTGGAAGCAAAAGATGGTGATAGTAAAAATGTGTATGAAGCGAAGGTGTGGGAGAGGTCATGGGTGAACTCCACCGAATTGCTCGAATTCAAGCCTGTCAATGATACTCTTTAA